One genomic region from Thermoleptolyngbya sichuanensis A183 encodes:
- the thiL gene encoding thiamine-phosphate kinase, producing MVSESLQVKHLGEQGLLRRIQTFCPAGMVGDDAALLTVSPGRSLVVTEDLLVDGVHFSVGLASPGVITTSPADAGWRAVAANLSDLAAMGAAPLGITVGLGLPGDLPVDWIEQLYQGMTDCLSQFNTPIVGGDLCRSPVFTVAIAAFGEVDPGHVLRRATARPGDVIWVTGPHGASRAGLELLIHPEQGEGLTEGDRAALIRAHQRPLPRLDVMPLLRACGAAGEGETDGKGRFNPPTAPLTAMDSSDGLADAVLQICRASGVGAVLHRRQIPLPVGLVDWVGEPQAIAWALYGGEDFELVMCLPGAIAQALQAQLPGSAIVGDIVAGHDVILRDETGETPDESLRLDQGFQHFGD from the coding sequence ATGGTATCTGAATCCTTGCAAGTCAAACACCTCGGCGAACAGGGCCTGCTCCGTCGCATTCAGACCTTTTGCCCGGCGGGGATGGTTGGCGACGACGCGGCCCTGCTGACGGTTTCGCCGGGGCGATCGCTCGTCGTCACCGAAGATTTGCTAGTGGATGGCGTTCACTTCAGCGTCGGGCTGGCCTCGCCGGGCGTGATCACCACGTCGCCTGCGGATGCGGGCTGGCGGGCCGTAGCGGCGAACCTGTCGGATCTGGCGGCGATGGGCGCTGCGCCGTTGGGCATTACCGTGGGGCTGGGGCTGCCCGGTGATCTGCCTGTGGACTGGATCGAGCAGCTTTATCAAGGCATGACCGACTGTCTGAGCCAATTCAACACGCCGATTGTCGGCGGGGATCTCTGCCGATCGCCCGTGTTTACCGTGGCGATCGCCGCCTTTGGCGAAGTAGACCCAGGCCATGTCCTGCGTCGCGCTACGGCCCGACCGGGCGACGTAATTTGGGTCACGGGCCCCCACGGAGCCTCTCGCGCTGGTCTGGAGTTGTTGATTCATCCTGAGCAAGGCGAGGGCCTCACCGAGGGCGATCGCGCTGCCCTGATCCGCGCCCATCAGCGTCCTTTGCCCCGGCTGGATGTGATGCCGCTGTTGCGGGCCTGCGGGGCCGCAGGAGAGGGGGAGACTGACGGGAAAGGGCGCTTCAACCCCCCAACTGCCCCGCTCACTGCAATGGACAGCAGCGATGGACTCGCCGACGCGGTGCTGCAAATCTGCCGGGCCAGCGGCGTGGGCGCGGTGCTGCATCGCCGCCAGATTCCGCTCCCCGTGGGGCTGGTGGACTGGGTGGGAGAACCGCAGGCGATCGCCTGGGCGCTGTATGGCGGCGAAGACTTTGAACTGGTGATGTGCCTGCCGGGGGCGATCGCCCAAGCGCTCCAGGCTCAGTTGCCGGGTTCCGCCATTGTCGGCGACATTGTTGCCGGCCACGATGTGATCTTGCGAGACGAAACGGGCGAAACCCCCGATGAGTCTCTCCGTCTCGACCAGGGGTTTCAGCATTTTGGAGATTAG